From Candidatus Delongbacteria bacterium, one genomic window encodes:
- a CDS encoding adenylosuccinate synthase, translated as MPVSILVGGQWGDEGKGKIVDALSPRFKAVVRYQGGPNAGHTVVRGGRRLVLHQLPTGILHPDCLCYISPGVVLDPWALRTEIAEVQAAGHGSENLIISPACHVIMPWHLVLDDLAEREAGQKAIGTTRRGIGPCYVDKISRRGLRFADFLDPARLIPRIQERCLELADRLKAAGLPLLDVDQILEDSLAVGRELQDYLGDTSRPVNDLLAEGADVLMEGAQGALLDVDWGTYPFVTSSNPIAGGACTGGGVSPMQVRQVIGIFKAYTTRVGNGPFPSAFDDPEFEDEFRRRAGEFGATTGRPRRCGWFDMVAARQSARVNGFTDLAITKLDILDGVKEILVCTAYRLNGVLHEHFPEDTSLLEGPVEPIWSRWPGWQGQVAEAKSYEDLPVEARTYLEFLADSLNARLSWVSTGPERSLLLSR; from the coding sequence ATGCCGGTCTCGATTCTCGTCGGCGGCCAGTGGGGTGATGAGGGCAAAGGCAAGATCGTCGATGCTCTGTCACCCCGGTTCAAGGCCGTCGTACGCTATCAAGGCGGCCCCAATGCCGGCCACACGGTCGTGCGCGGGGGGCGGCGGCTCGTGCTGCATCAGTTGCCCACCGGCATCCTCCACCCCGATTGCCTCTGTTACATCTCTCCGGGTGTCGTTCTGGACCCCTGGGCCCTGCGCACCGAAATCGCCGAAGTCCAGGCTGCCGGCCACGGCAGCGAGAACCTGATCATTTCCCCCGCCTGTCATGTGATCATGCCCTGGCATCTGGTGCTGGACGATCTGGCCGAACGCGAGGCGGGCCAGAAAGCCATTGGCACCACGCGCCGCGGCATCGGTCCGTGTTATGTGGACAAGATCTCCCGCCGTGGGCTGCGATTCGCCGACTTCCTCGACCCCGCACGGTTGATTCCCCGCATCCAGGAGCGTTGCCTCGAGCTGGCCGACCGACTGAAGGCCGCCGGACTTCCCCTGCTGGATGTGGATCAGATCCTGGAAGACAGTCTGGCCGTGGGCCGCGAGTTGCAGGATTATCTGGGGGACACCTCCCGTCCGGTGAACGACCTGCTGGCCGAAGGCGCCGATGTGCTGATGGAGGGTGCCCAGGGCGCTCTGCTGGACGTGGACTGGGGCACATACCCCTTCGTGACATCCTCCAATCCCATCGCGGGCGGTGCCTGTACCGGTGGCGGCGTGTCACCCATGCAGGTGCGTCAGGTCATTGGCATCTTCAAGGCCTACACCACGCGGGTGGGCAATGGCCCCTTTCCCAGCGCCTTTGACGACCCGGAGTTCGAAGATGAATTCCGCCGCCGTGCGGGAGAGTTCGGTGCCACCACCGGAAGGCCCCGGCGCTGCGGATGGTTTGACATGGTGGCCGCCCGTCAGTCGGCCCGCGTCAATGGCTTTACCGATCTGGCGATCACCAAGCTGGACATTCTGGACGGAGTCAAGGAGATCCTTGTGTGCACCGCCTACCGTCTGAATGGCGTCCTGCACGAGCACTTTCCCGAGGATACATCCCTGCTCGAAGGACCCGTGGAGCCGATCTGGAGCCGCTGGCCGGGTTGGCAGGGGCAGGTCGCCGAGGCGAAGTCCTACGAAGATCTGCCCGTCGAGGCCCGAACTTACCTCGAGTTCCTTGCTGACTCGCTGAACGCCCGGCTGAGCTGGGTTTCCACCGGCCCCGAGCGATCCCTCCTGCTCAGCCGCTGA
- the secF gene encoding protein translocase subunit SecF → MEFIRESKIDFASKRFYALGASGLLLLVGLFFMVIHHGLVYSIDFTGGTLLQYRFEQPVSDGELRTVLNEAGISAEITTLKDIQQNSTESLIKIPGEQVSADKQAAIESLLNSKFQNNAHELRKVDRIGPRVGEELKWDALLAVVVSLLLIVVYITVRFEFKFAIGALAATAHDVLIMMGIISILKTEISLSIIAALLTIVGYSLNDTIVVYDRIRENLKRMAGRPIVDIVNASINQTLSRTILTAATTLFVVVVMLIFGGETLKPMVFALFVGIIVGTYSSIYIASPILIEWYQRYQNKEMLRH, encoded by the coding sequence ATGGAGTTCATTCGCGAAAGCAAGATCGATTTCGCCAGCAAGCGCTTCTACGCACTGGGGGCCTCCGGCCTGCTGCTGCTGGTGGGATTGTTCTTCATGGTCATTCACCATGGCCTGGTCTACAGCATCGACTTCACCGGCGGAACCCTGTTGCAGTATCGCTTCGAGCAACCGGTGTCCGACGGGGAACTGCGCACGGTCCTGAACGAAGCCGGGATTTCCGCCGAAATCACGACGCTCAAGGACATCCAGCAGAACAGCACCGAATCGCTGATCAAGATTCCCGGTGAGCAGGTCAGTGCCGACAAGCAGGCCGCCATCGAATCCCTGCTCAACAGCAAGTTCCAGAACAATGCCCATGAACTGCGCAAGGTCGACCGCATCGGCCCCCGCGTGGGTGAAGAGCTGAAGTGGGACGCCCTGCTGGCGGTGGTTGTGTCACTGCTGCTGATCGTGGTGTACATCACGGTGCGTTTCGAGTTCAAGTTCGCCATCGGGGCCCTTGCCGCCACGGCGCACGACGTGCTGATCATGATGGGCATCATTTCCATTCTGAAGACGGAAATCAGCCTCTCGATCATCGCGGCCCTGCTGACCATCGTGGGCTACTCGCTGAACGACACCATCGTGGTCTATGACCGCATCCGTGAGAATCTGAAGCGCATGGCGGGGCGGCCGATCGTCGACATCGTCAACGCCAGCATCAACCAGACCCTGAGCCGTACCATCCTGACCGCCGCCACCACCCTGTTCGTGGTCGTGGTCATGCTCATTTTCGGTGGTGAAACACTGAAGCCGATGGTATTCGCCCTGTTCGTGGGTATCATCGTGGGTACCTACTCCTCGATCTACATCGCCTCTCCGATCCTGATCGAATGGTACCAGCGCTACCAGAACAAGGAAATGCTGCGCCACTAG
- the secD gene encoding protein translocase subunit SecD codes for MEHRHNNRLRWILLAVFILLAGWKLYPTIQLARYTPEELHAMDPKEAVELRSKSIKQGLDLQGGMHMVLEVDLVSLVDNLARNKDSRFETRLRELDAELSDLSDFWSLFADKFSDLPLSEYFNRGAEGRRSNEDVLAELETQSKDAIDNSLTILRNRVDGTGLQEPSITKQGQRRIVVELAGVNDPEAARRMIGKTALLEFKLVEDVVKTNTVLEDINNLLKNKQAKLETAASDSLVADAADSTAELAATTETVASSDTTELDPLSNDALSGLDAATPDSAEPFYSLLTVIQGRSGVMVSEQNRDRVLQILARDDVKQVIPSTSQMLLGKMEPMGEENFGELFLVRRQADLTGAVLEDAGVNIDQGYSSGKAGSAIVQLSMNKEGSRTFARITEAYKDRRLAIVLDDRVFMAPVIRNRIPNGQAIIEGMSSIEEARELANLLKHGALPSTVKVVEERTVGASLGVDSIRAGKNSAIFGFLIVAIFMVIYYNKPGGYSVVALVLNIVFILAILAAFGATLTLPGIAGIILTMGMAVDANVLIFERIREEVRAGRSIRAAIDAGFDRAFTTIVDANLTTLIAGVVLYQFGSGPIRGFALTLMIGIVSSMYTAIIVTHLLFERFTDFEAKKLSI; via the coding sequence ATGGAACATCGCCACAACAACCGCCTGCGCTGGATTCTGCTGGCGGTGTTTATCCTGCTGGCTGGCTGGAAGCTGTATCCCACGATCCAGCTCGCCCGCTACACGCCGGAAGAGCTGCATGCCATGGATCCCAAGGAAGCCGTGGAGCTGCGCTCGAAGAGCATCAAGCAGGGTCTGGACCTGCAGGGCGGCATGCACATGGTGCTGGAAGTGGACCTGGTCAGCCTGGTCGACAACCTGGCCCGCAACAAGGACAGCCGCTTCGAAACCCGCCTGCGCGAACTGGATGCCGAGCTGAGCGACCTGTCCGACTTCTGGTCTCTCTTCGCCGACAAGTTCAGCGACCTGCCGCTCAGCGAGTACTTCAACCGCGGAGCCGAAGGGCGTCGCAGCAATGAAGACGTGCTGGCCGAACTGGAGACCCAGTCCAAGGACGCCATCGACAACTCGCTGACCATCCTGCGCAACCGCGTGGACGGAACGGGTCTTCAGGAGCCGTCGATCACCAAGCAGGGTCAGCGTCGCATCGTGGTCGAGCTGGCCGGTGTGAACGACCCCGAAGCCGCCCGCCGCATGATCGGCAAGACGGCCCTGCTCGAGTTCAAGCTGGTCGAGGATGTGGTCAAGACCAATACGGTCCTGGAAGACATCAACAATCTGCTCAAGAACAAGCAGGCCAAGCTGGAAACCGCCGCCTCGGACAGTCTGGTGGCCGATGCCGCCGACAGCACCGCGGAACTTGCCGCCACCACGGAAACCGTGGCCAGCAGCGACACCACCGAACTTGATCCTCTTTCCAATGACGCCCTCAGTGGCCTGGATGCTGCCACTCCGGACAGCGCCGAACCCTTCTACAGTCTGCTGACCGTGATCCAGGGCCGCAGCGGTGTGATGGTCAGCGAGCAGAACCGCGACCGCGTGCTTCAGATCCTGGCTCGCGATGACGTGAAGCAGGTGATTCCGTCCACCTCGCAGATGCTGCTGGGCAAGATGGAGCCCATGGGCGAAGAGAACTTCGGCGAGCTGTTCCTCGTGCGTCGCCAGGCCGACCTGACCGGCGCCGTGCTGGAAGATGCAGGCGTGAACATCGACCAGGGCTACAGTTCGGGCAAGGCGGGCAGCGCCATCGTGCAGCTCAGCATGAACAAGGAAGGCAGCCGCACCTTCGCCCGCATCACCGAGGCCTACAAGGACCGCCGCCTGGCCATCGTGCTGGACGACCGTGTCTTCATGGCGCCCGTGATCCGCAACCGAATCCCCAACGGCCAGGCGATCATCGAAGGCATGAGTTCCATCGAGGAAGCCCGCGAACTGGCCAACCTGCTGAAGCACGGCGCCCTGCCCTCCACCGTGAAAGTCGTGGAAGAGCGCACCGTGGGTGCCAGCCTGGGTGTGGACAGCATCCGCGCCGGCAAGAACTCGGCGATCTTCGGCTTCCTGATCGTGGCCATCTTCATGGTGATCTACTACAACAAGCCCGGGGGCTACAGTGTGGTTGCCCTGGTGCTGAACATCGTCTTCATTCTGGCGATTCTTGCGGCATTCGGGGCCACCCTGACGCTGCCCGGCATCGCGGGCATCATTCTGACAATGGGTATGGCCGTGGATGCCAACGTGCTGATTTTCGAACGCATCCGTGAAGAGGTTCGTGCCGGGCGCAGCATCCGGGCCGCCATCGATGCCGGCTTCGACCGCGCCTTCACCACCATTGTGGACGCCAACCTCACGACCCTGATTGCGGGTGTGGTGCTGTACCAGTTCGGTTCGGGCCCCATTCGCGGATTTGCCCTGACCCTGATGATCGGCATCGTCTCGTCCATGTACACCGCCATCATCGTGACCCATCTGCTCTTCGAGCGCTTCACCGACTTCGAAGCCAAGAAGCTGAGCATCTAG
- a CDS encoding NUDIX hydrolase, with amino-acid sequence MLPELENPWILQSSETIVRNPWFHLRRDQVHHRLSGPGQYWVIEARPALGVVAVDDGGRIVLVGQFRYPLGHSSWELPEGGGEPGEELLETAMRELKEETGLIATRWTRLGHVHTSNCFSDETGTIFLAEGLQAGDAAPDPTEVLQLKTIALKDAMHCVRQGLITDAITVAGLYFYRDYLAGELSAEALSAEEVQKCHSRLNL; translated from the coding sequence ATGCTTCCCGAGCTGGAAAACCCCTGGATTCTGCAGTCCAGCGAGACGATCGTCCGCAATCCCTGGTTCCATCTGCGCCGTGACCAGGTCCATCACCGCCTGAGTGGCCCCGGCCAGTACTGGGTCATCGAAGCGCGACCCGCTCTGGGTGTCGTGGCCGTGGATGATGGGGGCCGGATCGTGCTGGTGGGCCAGTTCCGCTACCCACTGGGTCATTCCAGCTGGGAATTGCCGGAAGGTGGTGGAGAACCGGGCGAGGAGCTGCTGGAAACCGCGATGCGCGAACTGAAGGAAGAAACCGGGCTGATCGCCACACGCTGGACCCGTCTGGGCCACGTGCACACCTCGAACTGCTTCAGCGACGAGACCGGCACGATCTTCCTGGCCGAAGGACTCCAGGCGGGAGATGCGGCCCCGGACCCCACCGAAGTACTGCAACTGAAGACCATTGCCCTGAAGGATGCGATGCACTGTGTGCGCCAAGGACTGATCACCGACGCCATCACCGTGGCGGGCCTCTACTTCTATCGGGATTATCTGGCAGGTGAGCTGAGCGCGGAAGCCCTGTCCGCCGAGGAGGTGCAGAAATGCCACTCCCGGCTGAATCTTTGA
- a CDS encoding peptidoglycan DD-metalloendopeptidase family protein, protein MCLCATLVYRLYRDIADELLFQQNHELRLALEQSNARIDLLQKRISNLNEQDSDLREFAQLEAIDADIREMGVGGTVPSPWSRDPEDSQLDRLDQLDRQLALLESSMSEIRYTVEARSEELQHIPSMRPIPGARITSGFGRRPDPFTNHPRMHRGVDFHAPMGTQIVAPAAGKVIQASRSNGLGRTIRIDHGNGVVTTYGHLLKFSVKVGENVERGQLIGLVGNSGRSTSSHLHYEVVVRGNNVNPTDYFLADELAWEE, encoded by the coding sequence ATGTGCCTGTGTGCCACCCTGGTCTACCGCCTCTATCGGGACATCGCGGATGAACTTCTCTTCCAGCAGAATCACGAACTGCGCCTGGCTCTCGAGCAATCCAATGCACGCATCGACCTCCTGCAGAAGCGCATCAGCAACCTGAACGAGCAGGATTCCGACCTGCGTGAGTTCGCCCAGCTCGAAGCGATTGACGCCGACATCCGCGAGATGGGTGTGGGCGGTACGGTTCCCAGTCCGTGGAGCCGCGACCCGGAAGACTCGCAGCTTGACCGCCTGGACCAGCTGGATCGTCAGCTGGCCCTGCTCGAATCCAGCATGAGCGAGATCCGGTATACGGTGGAAGCGCGCAGCGAGGAGCTGCAGCACATCCCCAGCATGCGTCCCATCCCCGGTGCGCGCATCACGTCCGGTTTCGGCCGCCGCCCCGACCCCTTCACCAACCATCCCCGCATGCATCGCGGTGTGGACTTCCATGCCCCCATGGGCACCCAGATCGTTGCCCCCGCCGCCGGCAAGGTGATCCAGGCCAGCCGCAGCAATGGGCTGGGCCGCACGATCCGCATCGACCACGGCAACGGTGTCGTCACCACCTACGGCCACCTGCTGAAGTTTTCGGTGAAGGTGGGCGAGAATGTGGAACGGGGACAGCTGATCGGCCTGGTGGGCAACAGCGGCCGCAGCACGTCCAGCCATCTGCATTACGAAGTGGTGGTGCGCGGCAACAACGTGAACCCGACCGATTACTTCCTGGCGGATGAGCTGGCCTGGGAAGAATGA